The Candidatus Acidiferrales bacterium genome has a segment encoding these proteins:
- the thiD gene encoding bifunctional hydroxymethylpyrimidine kinase/phosphomethylpyrimidine kinase, translated as MSNHPNNHPPILLTIAGFDPSCGAGVAADLKTFAAHNCYGVAAVTALTVQSTQGVTSVHPTPAATLRAQLDALAGDLAIAAVKIGMLGNKANAVAVAEFLDKNKFPHVVLDPVVKPSSGSAELLDAAGVKFLRDELLKRASVITPNMDEAALLAGMEVKDLAGMKAAALKLVEMGAKAVIVTGGHLEKPADVLCEGSEVNPFGGDHVKSENTHGSGCTLSSAVAAQLALGQQLREALILAKAYVFKAIEKSYSIGKGAGPVNQLYRFHQEPPARGVHEVPQHGMHPAAEPTAT; from the coding sequence TTGTCGAATCACCCGAATAATCATCCACCGATTTTGCTGACCATCGCCGGATTCGATCCTTCCTGTGGCGCAGGCGTTGCCGCCGATTTGAAAACCTTCGCGGCCCACAATTGTTACGGCGTCGCTGCTGTGACCGCCCTTACTGTGCAATCCACGCAAGGTGTTACGTCCGTGCATCCGACTCCCGCAGCGACGCTTCGCGCGCAACTCGACGCGCTCGCCGGGGATTTGGCGATTGCCGCGGTGAAAATCGGCATGCTCGGAAATAAAGCGAACGCTGTCGCAGTCGCGGAATTTCTCGACAAGAACAAATTTCCCCATGTCGTGCTCGATCCGGTTGTGAAACCTTCTTCGGGGAGTGCCGAGTTGCTTGATGCCGCCGGCGTGAAATTCCTCCGTGATGAATTGCTCAAGCGTGCGAGCGTTATCACGCCCAATATGGATGAAGCCGCGCTGCTCGCAGGTATGGAAGTGAAGGATCTGGCGGGAATGAAAGCAGCAGCTCTGAAACTGGTGGAAATGGGCGCGAAAGCAGTGATTGTTACAGGGGGGCATCTCGAAAAACCGGCGGATGTGCTTTGCGAGGGCAGCGAAGTGAATCCGTTTGGCGGCGACCATGTGAAAAGCGAGAACACGCATGGATCGGGCTGCACGCTTTCCTCGGCTGTGGCGGCTCAGCTCGCTCTGGGGCAGCAACTGCGCGAGGCGCTGATCTTGGCAAAGGCATACGTGTTCAAAGCAATTGAGAAAAGCTATTCCATCGGCAAGGGCGCTGGACCCGTCAATCAACTCTATCGATTCCATCAGGAGCCGCCGGCGCGCGGCGTCCACGAAGTGCCGCAGCACGGGATGCATCCCGCAGCCGAGCCAACTGCAACATAG
- a CDS encoding dienelactone hydrolase family protein: MPLRAAISFYGGGIAKTERGPGLLDRVADIHAPILLFWGGLDKHIGPDQRNAVAEALRDAHKTLASMEFADADHAFFCVERPSYNKQAAEQSWALSLAFLKSNL, from the coding sequence ATGCCGCTGCGTGCAGCAATTTCATTCTATGGCGGCGGCATCGCGAAGACGGAGCGTGGCCCGGGCTTGCTCGACCGCGTAGCTGACATTCATGCGCCGATTCTTCTGTTTTGGGGCGGACTGGATAAGCACATCGGTCCAGACCAGCGCAATGCCGTCGCTGAGGCTCTTCGCGATGCGCACAAGACCCTCGCGAGCATGGAGTTCGCCGACGCGGATCATGCGTTCTTCTGTGTTGAGCGGCCAAGCTATAACAAACAAGCTGCGGAACAGTCTTGGGCGCTGTCGCTCGCCTTCCTGAAGAGCAATCTCTAA
- a CDS encoding Glu/Leu/Phe/Val dehydrogenase, whose amino-acid sequence MAISAKAVPQAMPRIAPREDLNVFRISQIQFDIAAEHLKLEAGLRQLLRTPKRVMEVSVPAKMDNGQVKVFTGYRVQHNIARGPAKGGVRYHPGVTLDEVKALAMWMTWKTAAVNIPFGGAKGGVICDPKRMSKSELERMTRRFCSEILPIIGPERDIPAPDVYTDSQTMAWMMDTYSMTVGYSALGVVTGKPVALGGSEGRNEATARGCLFVTEEACKVKKINLRGATVAIQGFGNAGSIAARLFAEKKAKIVAISDSRGGVHNSRGIDPYKAVRYKERSGTVVGMPGTSRISNDDLLTMKCDILIPAALENVITLNNAEQIKAKIVAEAANGPTTPHADEVLARRGIMVLPDVLANSGGVTTSYFEWVQDLQNFFWTEAEVNAKLESVMKRAFHEVHETARKNHVHMRTGAYILAVGRVADATVVRGLFP is encoded by the coding sequence ATGGCCATAAGTGCCAAAGCGGTTCCCCAGGCAATGCCGCGGATCGCACCGCGCGAAGATCTCAACGTTTTTCGTATTTCCCAGATTCAATTTGACATCGCTGCCGAGCATTTGAAGCTCGAGGCAGGATTGCGGCAACTGCTTCGCACGCCGAAACGCGTCATGGAAGTCTCCGTCCCGGCGAAGATGGATAACGGCCAGGTGAAAGTCTTCACCGGCTATCGCGTGCAGCACAATATTGCGCGAGGTCCCGCAAAAGGCGGCGTTCGTTATCATCCCGGGGTGACGCTGGATGAAGTCAAAGCGCTCGCGATGTGGATGACCTGGAAAACTGCGGCCGTCAACATTCCCTTCGGTGGCGCCAAAGGCGGCGTGATCTGCGATCCCAAACGCATGAGTAAATCCGAGCTCGAGAGAATGACGCGTCGCTTCTGTTCGGAAATCTTGCCCATCATCGGTCCTGAGCGCGACATTCCGGCGCCGGACGTCTATACCGATTCGCAAACGATGGCGTGGATGATGGATACGTATTCGATGACTGTGGGTTATTCCGCACTTGGCGTTGTCACGGGGAAACCGGTTGCGCTTGGCGGTTCTGAGGGCCGAAATGAAGCGACGGCGCGCGGCTGTCTGTTTGTCACGGAAGAAGCCTGCAAAGTTAAGAAAATAAATTTGCGTGGCGCGACCGTGGCGATCCAGGGATTCGGCAATGCCGGATCGATTGCTGCACGTCTTTTCGCCGAGAAAAAGGCAAAAATCGTCGCCATCAGTGACTCGCGCGGCGGCGTTCATAATTCGCGCGGCATAGATCCTTATAAGGCTGTGCGCTATAAGGAGCGTTCCGGAACTGTCGTAGGTATGCCCGGAACATCGCGGATTTCGAATGACGATTTGCTGACGATGAAATGCGACATCTTGATTCCGGCGGCACTCGAAAACGTCATTACTCTAAACAACGCCGAGCAAATCAAAGCGAAGATTGTCGCAGAAGCAGCGAACGGCCCAACCACTCCTCACGCGGACGAAGTTCTTGCGCGACGGGGAATTATGGTTCTACCCGATGTGCTGGCGAACTCAGGCGGCGTAACAACGAGCTATTTCGAGTGGGTGCAGGATCTCCAGAATTTCTTCTGGACCGAAGCGGAAGTCAACGCCAAGCTCGAAAGCGTGATGAAGCGCGCGTTTCATGAAGTACATGAAACCGCACGGAAAAATCACGTGCATATGCGCACGGGAGCTTACATCCTCGCTGTTGGCCGCGTCGCCGACGCGACAGTTGTTCGCGGACTCTTCCCGTAA
- a CDS encoding dihydroorotase, with translation MLLIKNGRVIDPTSKTDSHADVLIDKGKIAKIGAGISAGDAVVLDAANCIVAPGFIDMHCHLREPGGEISETIQSGTQSAARGGFTAVCPMPNTHPVNDNASVTRAILERAAAISPVHVWPIGAASKESKGEQLSEIAAMQQAGAVAVTDDGKPIASARLLRQVMDYCRPLNLPVIDHCEDSSLAAGGVMREGPHSIRLGLKGMPAAAESICVGRDVEVASLTGARLHIAHMSARGSLEHVRNAKRRGLSVTCEVTPHHFTLIDEDVRYDSHFKMNPPLASREDRDALLEGLADGTVDAIATDHAPHHPASKDVEFDRAPFGITGFETAIALALEQLVHANRISLMRMVELFTIGPAKILGKESKLHTGAPADITIFSTERDWTYHTVESPGLSRNTPFDGRKFRGGPVATIVGGKIVYRN, from the coding sequence ATGCTGCTGATTAAGAATGGCCGCGTGATTGATCCGACATCGAAAACGGATTCCCACGCGGACGTGCTCATCGACAAAGGGAAGATCGCAAAGATCGGCGCGGGGATTTCCGCAGGCGATGCGGTCGTGCTCGATGCAGCCAATTGCATTGTCGCGCCGGGCTTCATCGATATGCACTGCCATCTGCGCGAACCAGGCGGAGAAATTTCGGAGACGATTCAATCGGGTACGCAATCCGCAGCACGCGGAGGGTTCACTGCCGTATGTCCCATGCCAAATACGCACCCCGTGAATGACAATGCGTCGGTCACTCGCGCGATTCTCGAGCGCGCAGCCGCCATCTCACCCGTTCACGTCTGGCCCATCGGAGCGGCCTCCAAGGAAAGCAAAGGCGAGCAGCTCTCCGAAATCGCTGCCATGCAACAAGCGGGCGCGGTCGCCGTGACCGACGACGGCAAGCCCATCGCCAGTGCGCGCCTTCTCCGGCAGGTGATGGATTATTGCCGACCGCTGAATTTGCCGGTGATTGATCATTGCGAAGATTCATCGCTTGCCGCGGGTGGTGTAATGCGAGAAGGGCCGCATTCGATTCGTCTGGGCTTGAAAGGCATGCCGGCTGCGGCCGAATCAATTTGCGTTGGCCGGGATGTTGAAGTGGCCTCACTGACCGGCGCGCGCCTGCATATCGCGCACATGTCTGCGCGCGGCTCGCTGGAACACGTACGCAATGCCAAGCGGCGCGGCCTCAGTGTCACGTGCGAAGTGACGCCGCATCATTTCACGCTCATTGATGAAGACGTACGCTATGACTCGCATTTCAAAATGAATCCGCCGCTCGCATCGCGCGAAGATCGCGACGCGCTATTGGAGGGCCTAGCCGACGGAACTGTCGACGCAATCGCGACGGACCACGCGCCACATCATCCCGCGAGCAAGGATGTCGAATTCGATCGCGCTCCCTTTGGCATCACCGGGTTTGAGACAGCCATCGCCCTAGCGCTCGAGCAGCTCGTCCACGCCAATCGCATTTCGCTCATGCGCATGGTGGAACTATTCACAATTGGTCCAGCAAAAATTCTGGGCAAAGAAAGCAAACTGCATACAGGCGCTCCCGCCGACATTACGATTTTCTCGACTGAACGCGACTGGACCTATCACACCGTCGAATCTCCCGGTCTTTCGCGCAACACGCCATTTGACGGACGCAAATTCCGCGGCGGACCTGTGGCAACAATTGTCGGCGGAAAAATCGTTTATCGCAATTGA
- a CDS encoding aspartate carbamoyltransferase catalytic subunit, whose protein sequence is MSHRFRHLLAIEPLSREQIVFLLDQAKPFQEFQRYPLKKLATLRGKTIALTFFENSTRTRISFATAASRLGADQMNLQAEASSVKKGESLSDTVRTLEAMRPDAIVIRHSSSGAAEFVSRRVDVPVINAGDGTHEHPTQALLDALTIRDRRGHLDGIRITMIGDILHSRVARSNIHLLSKFGAHMTLCGPAMWLPRELASLAPNIRCVPCIEEALDGADAIMALRIQQERMHEPSISAEDYILQYQLTPSRVKLARRNAIVLHPGPMIRGLEIDPAVADSPQSCILEQVTNGLAIRMAILFELVAGSADPQDHAKDSSHAAD, encoded by the coding sequence GTGTCGCACCGCTTCCGTCATCTGCTAGCCATAGAACCGCTCAGCCGCGAACAAATCGTATTTCTTCTTGACCAGGCAAAACCCTTCCAGGAATTCCAACGCTATCCATTAAAAAAGCTCGCGACACTCCGCGGCAAGACGATTGCGCTCACGTTTTTCGAGAACTCCACGCGCACACGAATCAGCTTTGCCACGGCTGCATCACGATTGGGCGCAGACCAAATGAATCTTCAGGCGGAAGCCTCCAGCGTAAAGAAAGGCGAATCGCTCAGCGATACCGTACGGACGCTGGAAGCCATGAGGCCGGATGCGATTGTGATCCGCCATAGCTCCTCCGGAGCCGCCGAGTTCGTTTCGCGGCGCGTGGATGTTCCCGTCATCAACGCAGGCGACGGCACACACGAGCATCCGACGCAGGCACTACTCGATGCCCTGACGATCCGCGATCGCCGGGGCCATCTCGACGGAATCCGCATAACGATGATTGGCGACATCCTTCACAGCCGCGTGGCGCGTTCCAATATTCATCTGCTTTCAAAGTTTGGGGCGCACATGACGCTATGCGGTCCCGCGATGTGGCTTCCGCGAGAACTTGCGTCGCTTGCGCCGAATATTCGCTGCGTCCCGTGCATCGAAGAAGCGCTCGACGGCGCGGACGCCATCATGGCGCTACGGATTCAGCAGGAGCGTATGCACGAGCCTTCGATTTCCGCAGAAGACTACATCCTGCAATATCAATTGACACCTTCACGAGTGAAACTGGCGCGCAGGAATGCCATTGTTCTGCATCCGGGCCCGATGATTCGCGGGCTGGAAATCGATCCGGCGGTTGCCGACAGCCCGCAATCTTGCATTCTGGAACAAGTCACCAACGGGTTGGCGATTCGCATGGCGATTCTCTTCGAGCTTGTCGCCGGCTCCGCCGACCCTCAAGATCACGCAAAGGATTCCTCGCATGCTGCTGATTAA